From Pagrus major chromosome 6, Pma_NU_1.0, one genomic window encodes:
- the glrx gene encoding glutaredoxin-1 translates to MAQEFVQTKIKGDKVVLFMKPTCSFCIKAKDVLSKYKFKPGHLEYIDISGRSDMDTMQDYFLELTGARTVPRVFIGEECVGGGSDVAALEESGKLKGMLQSIGALQ, encoded by the exons ATGGCGCAGGAGTTTGTGCAGACCAAAATCAAAGGAGACAAAGTGGTGCTTTTCATGAAGCCCACGTGCTCCTTCTGCATCAAGGCCAAAGACGTTTTGTCCAAATACAAATTCAAGCCTGGACATTTGGAGTACATAGACATCAGTGGACGCAGCGACATGGACACCATGCAGGACTATTTCCTGGAGCTGACCGGAGCCCGCACG GTGCCACGGGTGTTCATCGGTGAGGAGTGTGTCGGAGGCGGCAGCGACGTGGCGGCCCTGGAAGAGAGTGGTAAACTGAAGGGCATGCTGCAGTCTATCGGAGCCCTGCAGTGA
- the ell2 gene encoding RNA polymerase II elongation factor ELL2, with product MLQPQRDDGGGLVKMAALSEDGRYGLNCGQQSADRITVLHVKLTETALRAIESHQKCMNVPSLRPTIQFKGLQGRIKIPKTDSTSDTFQNFDFYLSNVGKDNPQGSFECIHQYVSSSGASHLALLATVQDKVTVCATNDSYQVTRDRMTQAVEDTRERGTKVIKPGGQYRGKQVHIRKPALSNPEVVPERKRSTPINPANTIRKCLSNNPVSQRPFRDRIIHLLALKSYKKLEMLGRLQRDGINQKDRNSLGSTLQQVANLNPKDNTYSLKDFIYRDVQRDWPGYSEDEKSQVDRILARKLGLPTETLTSSSSPKDSAPTSPQKRQPDFDFIDPLAPKKARISHLSNRGPAASSSSSSSDRREDEGSPSSKRSSLPSNVASGPPTHLPISSHPPAPSHQQPSPASNSNSPSTPEGCGTQDLPMDQSSSCRDPSPSPFPSDRNLQDRYRHPVPVPIPRPAASPSPPPLPPPVTSLTVTSTVITSPPLSSSTNKKFKKKSKKHKEKDREKDKDRDKDREKEKDKDREKERDRERDREKERDREKERDRERDREKERDRERDREKERDREREKGKRTESGSRSPPNVAEQAEETRRVKKRRNAEEESREVIDKNPHKAKDSSDKEKPVQSTEFSSTIEMPDYVVKYIPLVSTDQRQGYKDDFNAEYDEYRLLHARVENITRRFTQLDAQCRKLAPGTKEHQKVQEEVLKEYKKMKQRSPNYHEEKQRCEYLHNKLAHIKRLIADFDQRRAQSWC from the exons atgctccagcCTCAAAGGGACGATGGTGGAGGGCTGGTAAAGATGGCGGCGCTCTCCGAGGATGGGAGGTACGGATTAAATTGTGGCCAACAGAGCGCCGACAGAATCACCGTATTACACGTCAAATTGACCGAGACAGCACTGAGAGCCATAGAGAGCCACCAAAAGTGTATG AATGTACCTTCTTTGCGGCCAACGATACAATTCAAAGGACTCCAGGGG CGTATTAAAATTCCCAAGACGGACTCCACCTCTGACACCTTCCAAAATTTTGATTTCTACCTGTCTAATGTGGGCAAGGACAACCCTCAGGGAAGCTTTGAGTGCATCCATCAGTATGTGTCGAG CTCAGGGGCCTCACACCTGGCATTGTTGGCAACAGTACAGGACAAGGTCACAGTGTGCGCTACTAATGACTCCTACCAGGTGACCCGGGATCGTATGACCCAGGCTGTGGAGGACACACGTGAACGCGGGACCAAAGTCATCAAGCCTGGGGGCCAGTACAGAG GAAAGCAAGTCCATATCCGTAAGCCAGCACTGTCGAACCCAGAGGTGGTCCCAGAGCGCAAGCGCTCCACACCCATCAACCCAGCCAACACTATTCGTAAGTGCCTCTCAAATAACCCTGTGTCGCAGCGGCCATTCCGGGACCGCATCATCCACCTTCTGGCGCTGAAGTCCTACAAGAAGCTGGAAATGCTTGGCCGTTTGCAGCGGGACGGTATCAACCAGAAGGACCGAAACTCACTGGGGTCCACCCTGCAACAG gtGGCCAACCTGAACCCCAAAGACAACACATACTCACTGAAGGACTTTATATATCGTGATGTCCAGCGAGACTGGCCTGgttactctgaggatgagaagTCCCAGGTTGACCGGATCCTGGCTCG cAAATTAGGTCTTCCTACCGAGACCCTCACATCAAGCAGTTCTCCCAAAGACAGTGCACCCACGTCCCCCCAG aagcGCCAGCCAGACTTTGATTTCATTGATCCTTTGGCACCCAAGAAAGCCCGCATCTCCCACCTCAGCAACCGAGGGCCAGCCgcatcttcatcctcttcctcctctgaccGTCGTGAGGACGAGGGCAGCCCCAGCTCTAAACGCTCGTCCCTACCCTCCAACGTCGCCTCAGGCCCCCCTACCCATCTCCCCATCTCGTCCCACCCCCCTGCACCCTCTCACCAGCAGCCCAGCCCAGCCTCTAATTCCAACTCACCCAGCACCCCGGAGGGCTGTGGCACCCAGGACCTGCCCATGGACCAGAGTTCCTCCTGCAGAGACCCGTCACCCAGCCCCTTCCCCTCTGATAGGAACCTGCAGGACCGTTATCGGCATCCTGTCCCCGTCCCTATCCCCAGACCAGCCGCCTCtcccagccctcctcctcttcctcctcctgtcaccTCACTCACAGTTACCTCCACTGTCATCACCAGCCCTCCTTTGTCCAGCAGTACCAACaagaagtttaaaaagaaatccaaGAAGCACAAAGAGAAGGATCGAGAGAAGGATAAGGATCGAGATAAGGATcgagagaaggagaaggataAGGAtcgagagaaggagagggatcGAGAGAGGGAtcgagagaaggagagggatcgagagaaggagagggatcGAGAGAGGGAtcgggagaaggagagggatcGAGAGAGGGAtcgggagaaggagagggatcgagagagggagaaagggaaacGGACGGAAAGTGGCAGCAGAAGTCCTCCCAATGTAGCAGAGCAGGCTGAAGAGACTCGTAGAGTCAAAAAGAGACGCAATGCTGAGGAAGAGAGCAGAGAAGTTATCGATAAGAATCCTCACAAAGCTAAAG ACTCTTCAGATAAAGAGAAGCCAGTCCAATCCACCGAATTCTCCTCCACAATTGAGATGCCTGACTATGTAGT GAAGTACATACCATTGGTGTCCACGGACCAGCGACAAGGCTACAAGGATGACTTCAATGCAGAGTATGATGAGTACCGCCTGCTACACGCCCGTGTGGAGAATATCACTCGCCGCTTTACTCAGCTGGATGCCCAGTGCCGGAAGCTGGCACCTGGCACCAAAGAACACCAG aaAGTGCAAGAAGAAGTCTTGAAAGAGTACAAAAAGATGAAACAA cgCAGTCCAAACTACCATGAGGAGAAACAACGCTGCGAGTACCTGCACAACAAGTTGGCCCACATCAAGCGGCTAATAGCTGATTTTGACCAGCGCAGAGCCCAGTCCTGGTGCTGA